Proteins from a genomic interval of Leifsonia shinshuensis:
- a CDS encoding PulJ/GspJ family protein: MIRLARLLRIRAAQTRDAGLTLIELLVAIALTTVVTALAVSLFATATHTVSLSQSIDGGTRQAANGMNQVARMIRAATPDPLTNPVVGGQQSDPAIITASAKLITFYAYVNLSGGESPVMVTYDATTGTLVEKQYPATTTVAGVNGNWTFSSTYTQRSLCNSIPSTTTVFRYFDKTGAELLPANLVTWQARATIASVQVTITIQPTGAANAVTLTNTIGMANIGSGS; this comes from the coding sequence ATGATCCGGTTGGCGCGCCTCCTCCGGATCCGCGCCGCGCAGACGCGCGACGCAGGCCTCACGCTGATCGAGCTGCTGGTCGCGATCGCCCTGACCACTGTCGTTACGGCGCTGGCCGTATCGCTGTTCGCAACCGCCACACACACGGTCAGCCTGTCGCAGTCGATCGACGGCGGCACGCGGCAGGCCGCCAACGGCATGAACCAGGTGGCGCGGATGATCCGCGCGGCGACGCCCGATCCGCTCACCAACCCGGTGGTGGGCGGTCAGCAGAGCGACCCGGCGATCATCACGGCCAGCGCGAAGCTGATCACGTTCTACGCGTACGTGAACCTGAGCGGAGGGGAGTCCCCGGTCATGGTCACCTACGACGCCACGACCGGGACCCTGGTGGAGAAGCAGTACCCCGCGACCACCACGGTGGCGGGGGTCAACGGCAACTGGACCTTCTCGTCGACGTACACCCAGCGGTCGCTCTGCAACTCGATCCCGTCGACCACCACCGTGTTCCGCTACTTCGACAAGACGGGCGCCGAACTCCTCCCCGCGAACCTGGTCACCTGGCAAGCCCGCGCCACGATCGCGTCGGTGCAGGTCACCATCACCATCCAGCCGACCGGAGCGGCCAACGCCGTGACGCTGACCAACACGATCGGCATGGCCAACATCGGATCGGGGTCGTGA